The proteins below come from a single Halomicroarcula saliterrae genomic window:
- the hisS gene encoding histidine--tRNA ligase encodes MYDSVKGFRDFYPEEMGSRRWAMDTIEETARRYGFREIATPALEPTEMYTDKSGEEIVEELYSFEDKGGRDVALTPELTPTVARMFVAKQQALSKPIKWVSTRPFWRYEQVQQGRFREFYQTNVDIFGSSEPDADAEVLAVAVEMLTDLGLADDDFEIRVSHRDILSGLLESFEGSVDTREAIRAVDKRAKVDRDEYLDALYEAGLSYEDAEAFDDLLETGEDDLDALADRSETVAEATDNLRAVLAAAEDFGVRDQLTLSLSTARGLDYYTGVVFECFDATGEVSRSVFGGGRYDDLIEGFGGQPTPAVGFAPGHATLQLLCERAGVWPAEELATDYYVLQVGDTRPTAARIARDLRERGHVVETDIADRSFGAQMSYADGVNAETVVIVGERDLENDEVTIKEMDDGEQISVPVSEFPGDRDRPTFADFAE; translated from the coding sequence ATGTACGACTCCGTCAAGGGATTTCGTGACTTCTACCCCGAGGAGATGGGTTCGCGGCGCTGGGCGATGGACACTATCGAGGAGACCGCCCGGCGCTACGGCTTCCGGGAGATCGCCACGCCGGCGCTGGAGCCGACAGAGATGTACACGGACAAGAGCGGCGAGGAGATCGTCGAGGAACTCTACAGCTTCGAGGACAAGGGCGGTCGCGACGTGGCGCTGACGCCGGAGCTGACGCCCACCGTCGCCCGGATGTTCGTCGCCAAGCAACAGGCGCTCTCGAAGCCGATAAAGTGGGTCTCGACGCGGCCGTTCTGGCGCTACGAACAGGTCCAGCAGGGCCGATTCCGGGAGTTCTACCAGACCAACGTCGACATCTTCGGGTCGTCGGAACCGGACGCCGACGCCGAGGTGCTGGCCGTCGCGGTCGAGATGCTCACCGACCTCGGGCTGGCCGACGACGACTTCGAGATCCGGGTCTCCCACCGGGACATCCTCTCGGGGCTGCTGGAATCGTTCGAGGGGAGCGTGGACACGCGCGAGGCCATCCGCGCCGTCGACAAGCGCGCGAAGGTCGACCGCGACGAGTACCTCGACGCGCTGTACGAGGCGGGCCTCTCCTACGAGGACGCCGAGGCGTTCGACGACCTGCTGGAGACGGGCGAGGACGACCTCGACGCGCTGGCGGACCGTTCCGAGACGGTCGCCGAGGCCACCGATAACCTCCGGGCGGTGCTGGCCGCGGCCGAGGACTTCGGCGTCCGGGACCAGCTCACCCTCTCGCTGTCGACCGCCCGCGGACTGGACTACTACACCGGCGTCGTCTTCGAGTGTTTCGACGCCACTGGCGAGGTCTCCCGCTCGGTGTTCGGCGGCGGGCGCTACGACGACCTCATCGAGGGCTTTGGCGGCCAGCCCACGCCGGCGGTCGGGTTCGCGCCGGGCCACGCCACGCTGCAGTTGCTCTGTGAGCGGGCCGGGGTCTGGCCCGCCGAGGAGCTCGCGACCGACTACTACGTCCTGCAGGTGGGCGACACCCGGCCGACGGCAGCCCGCATCGCCCGCGACCTGCGCGAGAGGGGTCACGTCGTCGAGACGGACATCGCGGACCGCTCTTTCGGCGCGCAGATGAGCTACGCCGACGGCGTCAACGCAGAGACGGTCGTCATCGTCGGCGAGCGCGACCTGGAGAACGACGAGGTGACGATAAAGGAGATGGACGACGGCGAGCAGATTTCGGTTCCCGTCTCGGAGTTCCCCGGCGACCGCGACCGGCCCACTTTCGCGGACTTCGCGGAGTGA
- a CDS encoding DUF7411 family protein translates to MRSALLFSAGKDSSLAALLLDPFYDVTLVSGTFGVVDPEPAREAAAALGFAHETVELDPAVASEAVERMYADGYPRNGVQLVHEHAVERVAAGEWTERVDAVADGTRRDDRVPTVERPLAQSVEDRFDVDYLAPLAGIGRGAVDDMVADRLVVETGPSETVAKADYEVELRAMLVEEYGDGTVDEVFPDHTQSRVRGLSDGSR, encoded by the coding sequence ATGCGCTCGGCCCTGCTGTTCAGCGCTGGGAAGGACTCCTCACTGGCGGCGCTCCTGCTCGACCCGTTCTACGACGTGACGCTCGTCAGTGGCACGTTCGGCGTCGTCGACCCCGAACCCGCTCGCGAAGCCGCGGCGGCGCTCGGCTTCGCCCACGAGACGGTCGAACTCGACCCGGCTGTCGCCAGCGAGGCCGTCGAGCGGATGTACGCCGACGGCTACCCGCGCAACGGCGTTCAGTTGGTCCACGAACACGCCGTCGAGCGCGTCGCGGCGGGCGAGTGGACCGAGCGAGTGGACGCCGTCGCCGACGGCACCCGCCGGGACGACCGCGTCCCGACCGTCGAGCGGCCGCTGGCCCAGAGCGTCGAGGACCGCTTCGACGTGGACTATCTCGCCCCGCTGGCCGGTATCGGCCGCGGGGCCGTCGACGACATGGTCGCCGACAGGCTGGTGGTCGAGACGGGGCCGAGCGAGACCGTCGCGAAGGCCGACTACGAGGTCGAACTCCGGGCGATGCTGGTCGAGGAGTACGGTGACGGCACTGTCGACGAGGTGTTCCCCGACCACACGCAGTCTCGCGTTCGCGGGCTGTCCGACGGGAGCCGCTGA
- a CDS encoding DNA-binding protein, whose product MSGDPSDEELEELRKQKMEQLKEQQGEGDAEAQQAAQQQADAQRKAILRQHLTDGARKRLNTVKMSKPDVGEQVEQQIVALARSGRVGDTIDEEQMKQLLSELTPDSKSFDIKRR is encoded by the coding sequence ATGAGTGGCGACCCCAGCGACGAGGAACTCGAAGAGCTCCGCAAGCAGAAGATGGAACAGCTCAAAGAGCAACAGGGCGAGGGCGACGCCGAGGCCCAGCAGGCCGCCCAGCAGCAGGCCGACGCCCAGCGCAAGGCCATCCTCCGTCAGCACCTGACCGACGGCGCGCGCAAGCGGCTCAACACCGTCAAGATGTCCAAACCCGACGTGGGCGAACAGGTCGAACAGCAGATCGTCGCGCTGGCCCGCAGCGGCCGCGTCGGTGATACCATCGACGAGGAGCAGATGAAACAGCTCCTCTCGGAGCTGACGCCGGACTCGAAGAGCTTCGATATCAAGCGTCGGTAG
- a CDS encoding 30S ribosomal protein S19e translates to MTTLYDVPAEDLIEALTETFKDEADIEAPEWAAVAKTGVDRELPPEQPDFWERRAASLLRKVAVDGPMGVNALRSEYGTSKQGTTRYRVRPHQKAEGSGSIIRTALQQLEDAGYIETSEADGRRVTGEGRSLLDDTAGEVLESLDRPELERYA, encoded by the coding sequence ATGACGACACTCTACGACGTGCCCGCAGAGGACCTCATCGAGGCCCTCACCGAGACGTTCAAGGACGAAGCCGACATCGAGGCCCCCGAGTGGGCCGCCGTCGCCAAGACCGGCGTCGACCGCGAGCTCCCGCCCGAACAGCCTGACTTCTGGGAGCGACGCGCCGCCAGCCTGCTCCGGAAGGTCGCCGTCGACGGCCCGATGGGCGTCAACGCGCTCCGCTCCGAGTACGGCACCTCGAAACAGGGCACGACCCGCTACCGCGTCCGGCCACACCAGAAGGCCGAGGGCTCGGGCTCCATCATCCGCACCGCGCTCCAGCAGCTCGAAGACGCCGGCTACATCGAGACCAGCGAGGCCGACGGCCGCCGCGTCACCGGCGAGGGCCGCAGCCTCCTCGACGACACCGCCGGGGAAGTGCTCGAATCGCTCGACCGCCCCGAGCTCGAACGCTACGCGTAG
- a CDS encoding lysylphosphatidylglycerol synthase transmembrane domain-containing protein yields the protein MDGNRAATVAGFAGALAVLAVLVWVVGVDRTVSALLTADPAVLVLVVAVAAAWLTTWGLALWSVLRALGSPVHSHLAVLVYAGAVFSNNVTPFGQAGGEPLSALLISSAADSEYETGLAAIASVDTAHFVPSVGFAIAGFTFVTAGAVQLGRNLAFAAAAVAALAVGLPVAAFVGWRYRYELEATVVRLLTPVIRWLGHTVPKWSPPTAASIQARIESFFAAIDRIATDRRTLLQTLGFSALGWACLAGSLWLSLYAVGYTVPVATTFLVVPVGSIASLAPLPGGSGAIETVLVTLLVSTTAVPGAVAASAVLIHRGATYLLPTLLGAGVASALGADHATASARE from the coding sequence ATGGACGGCAACCGCGCGGCGACAGTGGCCGGGTTCGCCGGCGCGCTCGCCGTACTCGCGGTGCTCGTCTGGGTCGTCGGCGTCGACCGGACCGTCTCGGCGCTGTTGACCGCGGACCCGGCGGTGCTCGTCCTCGTCGTCGCCGTCGCCGCCGCTTGGCTCACGACGTGGGGGCTGGCCCTGTGGTCCGTGCTCCGGGCGCTGGGGAGCCCAGTACACTCGCACTTGGCCGTGCTCGTGTACGCGGGCGCCGTCTTCTCGAACAACGTCACTCCCTTCGGACAGGCCGGCGGTGAGCCCCTCAGCGCCCTGCTCATCTCCTCGGCGGCGGACAGCGAGTACGAGACCGGGCTGGCGGCTATCGCCAGCGTCGATACGGCCCACTTCGTCCCCTCGGTCGGCTTCGCCATCGCCGGGTTCACCTTCGTCACCGCCGGGGCCGTCCAGCTGGGCCGGAACCTCGCCTTCGCCGCCGCCGCCGTCGCGGCGCTGGCGGTCGGGCTGCCGGTCGCGGCCTTCGTCGGCTGGCGCTATCGCTACGAGCTGGAGGCCACCGTCGTCCGTCTGCTCACGCCGGTCATCCGGTGGCTGGGTCACACCGTTCCGAAGTGGTCACCGCCGACGGCGGCGAGCATCCAGGCCCGCATCGAGAGCTTCTTCGCCGCGATCGACCGCATCGCGACTGACCGCCGGACGCTGTTGCAGACGCTGGGGTTCTCAGCGCTGGGCTGGGCCTGTCTGGCCGGCTCGCTGTGGCTCTCGCTCTACGCGGTGGGCTACACCGTGCCCGTGGCGACGACGTTTCTGGTGGTCCCGGTCGGGAGCATCGCCAGCCTCGCTCCGCTGCCGGGCGGCTCGGGCGCCATCGAGACGGTGCTGGTGACGCTGCTGGTCTCGACCACCGCGGTCCCCGGTGCCGTCGCGGCCTCGGCGGTGCTCATCCACCGCGGGGCGACGTATCTCCTCCCGACGCTTCTGGGGGCCGGTGTCGCGAGCGCGCTCGGTGCCGACCACGCGACGGCAAGCGCCAGAGAGTAG
- the thiL gene encoding thiamine-phosphate kinase, with the protein MDEQAALGLIGDRLPAAGDDCAVVGGQVITTDMLHERTDFPDGTTRYTAGWRAVGASLSDVAAMGADATATVAVYAAPTFDADELSAFVDGATAVCEAVGAEYVGGDLDGHEEFTVATTALGETEDPVRRSGAEPGDAVCVTGTLGRTAAAIRLFERGEVGAANELFQFEPRVAAGRALADHATAMLDSSDGLARSVHQLCGASDCGASLTGPLPIDERVDAVAADAADRRELGVFFGEDFELVCTVPEADLAAARAATPCPLHRVGTVTESGVTLSGEPLPDRGYSH; encoded by the coding sequence ATGGACGAACAGGCCGCGCTCGGGCTCATCGGCGACCGGCTACCGGCCGCCGGGGACGACTGCGCCGTCGTCGGCGGGCAGGTCATCACGACCGACATGCTCCACGAGCGAACGGACTTCCCCGACGGGACGACCCGCTACACCGCTGGCTGGCGGGCCGTCGGGGCGTCGCTGTCGGACGTGGCTGCGATGGGGGCCGACGCGACGGCAACGGTCGCAGTGTACGCGGCCCCGACCTTCGACGCGGACGAGCTGTCGGCGTTCGTCGACGGCGCGACGGCGGTGTGTGAGGCGGTCGGCGCGGAGTACGTCGGCGGCGACCTCGACGGCCACGAGGAGTTCACCGTCGCCACCACGGCGCTGGGCGAGACCGAGGATCCCGTCCGGCGTTCGGGTGCCGAGCCCGGGGACGCCGTCTGTGTCACCGGGACGCTCGGCCGGACGGCGGCCGCGATACGGCTGTTCGAGCGCGGCGAGGTCGGGGCGGCCAACGAGCTGTTCCAGTTCGAGCCCCGCGTCGCCGCGGGGCGGGCCCTGGCGGACCACGCGACGGCGATGCTCGACTCCAGTGACGGGCTGGCCCGGTCGGTCCATCAGCTCTGTGGCGCGAGCGACTGCGGCGCGAGCCTGACGGGGCCGCTGCCGATCGACGAGCGGGTCGACGCCGTGGCAGCGGACGCCGCCGACCGGCGCGAACTGGGCGTGTTCTTCGGCGAGGACTTCGAGCTCGTCTGTACGGTGCCCGAGGCCGACCTAGCGGCGGCGCGGGCGGCGACGCCCTGCCCGCTCCACCGGGTCGGGACCGTCACCGAGTCGGGCGTCACGCTCTCCGGGGAGCCACTGCCCGACCGCGGCTACTCGCACTGA
- a CDS encoding site-2 protease family protein, translating to MSGHGDEPPSPDELAGVFHVAAVDRTDGTVRYFGEPLVRPSAVVEHLSPQFSRSGYSLTLERQPGFPADGGVVVPRRQQYALVAEPRDGGGLPWLNVALLVVTIASTLFVGASSWYYIPVTEQPLRLLEAWPFAVAMLGVLGIHELGHYAAARYHGVDVTLPYFIPFPSLLGTMGAVINIRGRIPSRRALFDIGVAGPLAGLVATVVVTLVGFTLDPIQVPQRVREGGAQYAISFHDPLLMQGLEALVTALGVGAQVGPGEAVHPVVFAGWAGMFFTFLNLLPVGQLDGGHIVRSIVGQRQETIAAAVPGGLFALAGFLYLTQDAPPIGFGVWTLWVFWGLLATGLAYVGPARPTVDESLDSRRTLLGVSTFVLGLACFTPVPFEIVAA from the coding sequence ATGAGTGGTCACGGCGACGAGCCGCCGTCCCCCGACGAACTCGCGGGCGTGTTCCACGTCGCGGCCGTCGACCGGACCGACGGAACCGTTCGATACTTCGGTGAGCCGCTGGTCCGTCCCAGTGCGGTCGTAGAGCATCTCAGCCCGCAGTTCTCCCGGTCGGGCTACTCGCTCACGCTCGAACGCCAGCCGGGTTTCCCGGCCGACGGTGGGGTCGTGGTCCCCCGGCGCCAGCAGTACGCGCTGGTGGCCGAGCCTCGCGACGGCGGCGGACTCCCGTGGCTCAACGTCGCTCTGCTGGTCGTGACCATCGCTTCGACGCTGTTCGTGGGCGCGAGCAGCTGGTACTACATCCCCGTCACCGAGCAGCCCCTGCGGCTGTTAGAGGCGTGGCCCTTCGCCGTCGCGATGCTCGGTGTGCTGGGCATCCACGAACTGGGACACTACGCCGCCGCGCGGTACCACGGCGTCGACGTGACCCTGCCATACTTCATTCCGTTTCCCTCGCTGCTGGGGACGATGGGCGCCGTCATCAACATCCGCGGGCGAATTCCCTCGCGTCGCGCGCTGTTCGATATCGGCGTCGCCGGGCCGCTCGCGGGGCTCGTCGCGACCGTCGTCGTCACCCTCGTCGGGTTCACGCTGGACCCGATACAGGTCCCCCAGCGCGTCCGTGAAGGCGGTGCCCAGTACGCCATCAGCTTCCACGACCCGCTGCTCATGCAGGGGCTCGAAGCGCTCGTCACCGCGCTGGGGGTCGGCGCACAGGTCGGGCCCGGCGAAGCGGTCCATCCCGTCGTCTTCGCCGGCTGGGCGGGGATGTTCTTCACCTTCCTGAACCTGCTGCCGGTCGGACAGCTCGACGGCGGCCACATCGTCCGCTCTATCGTCGGCCAGCGCCAGGAGACCATCGCCGCGGCCGTCCCCGGCGGACTCTTCGCGCTGGCCGGCTTTCTCTATCTCACGCAGGACGCCCCGCCGATCGGCTTCGGCGTCTGGACGCTGTGGGTGTTCTGGGGGCTGCTCGCGACCGGGCTCGCATACGTCGGCCCGGCTCGCCCGACCGTCGACGAGTCCCTGGACAGCCGACGGACGCTGCTTGGCGTCTCCACGTTCGTCCTCGGGCTCGCCTGCTTTACGCCCGTCCCGTTCGAGATCGTCGCCGCCTGA
- a CDS encoding DUF7123 family protein: MSATTQPSGEEEPSKEQRLRSFLAEKAADGEMYFKSKFIADEVGLSPKEIGALMVKLKDSATEIHVEKWSYTSATTWRIEPA, encoded by the coding sequence ATGAGCGCTACTACGCAGCCCTCCGGTGAGGAAGAGCCCTCGAAAGAGCAGCGACTCAGGTCCTTCCTCGCCGAGAAGGCCGCTGACGGTGAGATGTATTTCAAGAGCAAGTTCATCGCAGACGAAGTCGGACTCTCCCCCAAGGAGATCGGTGCGCTGATGGTCAAGCTCAAGGACAGCGCGACGGAGATCCACGTCGAGAAGTGGTCGTACACGAGCGCGACCACGTGGCGTATCGAGCCCGCATAG
- the pyrH gene encoding UMP kinase → MKVVVSVGGSVLAPDLEPDRVADYAAALQSLDEAGHTLGAVVGGGPTAREYIGTARELGANEIELDQLGIAVTRLNSRLLIAALDDRAAPAPAESYDTGREAIRRGDIPVLGGVVAAQTTDAVAAAFAEYVGADLLVYATSVPGVYDADPSTDAGATRFDQLTAGELVDIIVETEMNAGSNVPVDLLAAKVIQRSGIRTVVLDGTDPQRVVDAVRRDEFDGTEILPEA, encoded by the coding sequence ATGAAAGTCGTCGTCTCTGTCGGCGGGAGCGTCCTCGCCCCCGACCTCGAACCGGACCGGGTAGCCGACTACGCGGCCGCCCTCCAGTCGCTCGACGAAGCCGGCCACACGCTCGGAGCCGTCGTCGGTGGCGGGCCGACCGCCCGGGAGTACATCGGAACTGCTCGCGAGCTCGGTGCCAACGAAATCGAACTCGACCAGCTGGGTATCGCCGTCACCCGGCTGAACAGCCGGCTGCTCATCGCGGCGCTGGACGACCGCGCGGCCCCGGCACCGGCCGAGAGCTACGACACCGGTCGCGAGGCCATCCGCCGCGGTGACATCCCGGTGCTCGGCGGGGTCGTCGCCGCCCAGACCACCGACGCCGTCGCCGCCGCGTTCGCGGAGTACGTCGGTGCGGACCTGCTCGTCTACGCCACCTCCGTCCCCGGCGTCTACGACGCCGACCCGAGCACCGACGCCGGCGCGACCCGGTTCGACCAGCTGACCGCCGGGGAACTGGTCGATATCATCGTCGAGACGGAGATGAACGCCGGCAGCAACGTCCCGGTGGACCTGCTGGCGGCGAAGGTCATCCAGCGGTCGGGCATCCGGACCGTCGTGCTCGACGGCACCGACCCCCAGCGCGTCGTCGACGCCGTCCGGAGAGACGAGTTCGACGGCACCGAAATCCTCCCGGAGGCGTAG
- the lysS gene encoding lysine--tRNA ligase, with protein sequence MAEDPYEVGSASGRAFWADSVADAIEARDPDEPVVIKGGVSPSGVPHIGHFNEIMRGYYVAEALRDRGHEVRQVFTADDKDRLRAVPRQLADLDWNVVGLGEVDAGALGRNLGKPYTDIPDPFDCDCGSYGAHFTNLLKKSAELVGVDVEFVSNTELYEDGEFEPVTRRVLERADRAREVLADYQNKVDDDYVPFLPQCADCARLTEGVTDVDLEAGEVHYVCTDVEAGDQTIEGCGHEGVATLRDGKLPWRFEWPGQWEILGVDFEPFGKDHAEGSWPSGEDIAENVLDIQPPVPMVYEWFTLEGEPLSSSSGNVVTVDEVLGILEPEVFRYFFTKNPRKQRDFSVENVDQLVDEFDRLERVYYGEVEPRDEDEREFADRAYPMVVDEPREERVRIPYTFAAVLGMTEDPELREQIARKEGHIPDDAPEWAVEAALARVERAQHWARRTGNEFDYELKRTTMPDTDFGPEMEAALDELADFVAAGHDGDEIQSEIYETAKRNDIEIADFFAAGYRLLFDDTEGPQLGQFMAKLDREFVVRRLRREA encoded by the coding sequence ATGGCCGAAGACCCATACGAGGTCGGGAGCGCGAGCGGGCGGGCGTTCTGGGCCGACTCGGTCGCCGACGCTATCGAGGCCCGCGACCCCGACGAGCCCGTCGTCATCAAGGGCGGCGTCTCCCCCTCAGGTGTGCCCCACATCGGCCACTTCAACGAGATCATGCGGGGCTACTACGTCGCCGAGGCGCTGCGTGACCGCGGCCACGAGGTCCGGCAGGTGTTCACCGCCGACGACAAGGACCGCCTGCGGGCCGTCCCCCGACAGCTCGCCGACCTCGACTGGAACGTCGTCGGGCTCGGCGAGGTCGACGCCGGCGCGCTCGGGCGCAACCTCGGGAAACCCTACACGGATATCCCCGACCCGTTCGACTGCGACTGTGGCTCCTACGGCGCCCACTTCACGAACCTGCTGAAAAAGAGCGCCGAGCTCGTGGGCGTCGACGTGGAGTTCGTCTCGAACACCGAGCTGTACGAAGACGGCGAGTTCGAGCCCGTCACGCGCCGAGTGCTGGAACGGGCCGACCGCGCCCGCGAGGTCCTCGCCGACTACCAGAACAAGGTCGACGACGACTACGTCCCCTTCCTGCCCCAGTGTGCCGACTGCGCCAGACTCACCGAGGGCGTCACCGACGTCGACCTGGAGGCTGGCGAGGTCCACTACGTCTGTACTGACGTCGAGGCCGGCGACCAGACCATCGAGGGCTGTGGCCACGAGGGCGTCGCGACGCTCCGGGACGGGAAGCTCCCGTGGCGCTTCGAGTGGCCCGGCCAGTGGGAGATTCTGGGCGTCGACTTCGAGCCCTTCGGCAAGGACCACGCCGAGGGCTCCTGGCCATCCGGCGAGGATATCGCCGAGAACGTCCTCGACATCCAGCCGCCGGTGCCGATGGTGTACGAGTGGTTCACGCTGGAGGGCGAGCCCCTCTCCTCGTCGTCGGGCAACGTCGTCACCGTCGACGAGGTACTGGGGATTCTGGAGCCCGAAGTGTTCCGGTACTTCTTCACGAAGAACCCCCGCAAGCAGCGGGACTTCTCCGTCGAGAACGTCGACCAGCTCGTCGACGAGTTCGACCGGCTCGAACGCGTGTACTACGGCGAGGTCGAGCCCCGCGACGAGGACGAACGCGAGTTCGCCGACCGGGCGTATCCGATGGTCGTCGACGAACCCCGCGAGGAGCGCGTGCGTATCCCCTACACCTTCGCGGCCGTCCTCGGGATGACCGAGGACCCCGAGCTGCGCGAACAGATCGCCCGCAAGGAGGGCCACATCCCCGACGACGCCCCCGAATGGGCCGTCGAGGCCGCGCTCGCCCGCGTCGAGCGCGCACAGCACTGGGCCCGCCGTACCGGCAACGAGTTCGACTACGAACTCAAGCGGACGACGATGCCCGACACCGACTTCGGCCCCGAGATGGAAGCCGCGCTGGACGAACTCGCCGACTTCGTCGCCGCGGGCCACGACGGCGACGAGATTCAAAGCGAGATCTACGAGACGGCAAAGCGCAACGACATCGAGATAGCCGACTTCTTCGCCGCGGGCTATCGCCTGCTGTTCGACGACACCGAGGGGCCACAGCTCGGTCAGTTCATGGCGAAACTGGACCGGGAGTTCGTGGTGCGGCGGCTCCGGCGCGAGGCCTGA
- a CDS encoding DoxX family protein encodes MSTRPAARDPSERSANTTTSTALRLGRLLYGGVLALMAADGLRNAEERAQYADSKGVPMPALSNTVAHYTLLFGGLGVSLWRLPRLATAAIAAFFLGVTPMMHDFWSVADPDERQQQQIQFLKNTALFGTALVLLGVASAE; translated from the coding sequence ATGTCAACCCGGCCTGCGGCCCGTGACCCGAGCGAGCGGTCAGCGAACACGACCACCTCGACGGCGTTGCGCCTCGGTCGGCTGCTGTACGGCGGCGTGCTCGCGCTGATGGCTGCCGACGGCCTCCGGAACGCGGAGGAGCGCGCCCAGTACGCCGACTCCAAGGGCGTCCCGATGCCGGCACTCTCGAACACCGTCGCCCACTACACGCTGTTGTTTGGCGGCCTCGGCGTCTCGCTGTGGCGGCTCCCCAGACTTGCCACAGCAGCAATCGCGGCGTTCTTTCTCGGCGTGACGCCGATGATGCACGACTTCTGGTCGGTTGCGGACCCCGACGAGAGACAGCAACAACAGATCCAGTTCCTGAAGAACACGGCGCTGTTCGGGACGGCGCTGGTGCTGCTCGGTGTCGCGAGCGCGGAGTGA
- a CDS encoding site-2 protease family protein, whose translation MVGTLTWVLVGFVAYSLLATALKSRGVIPEFISISGPLTTIHTQKGKALLTRLARPKRFWRAWGNLGVGAALVVMVGSFLLVAFSAYQAVVNPQPSALNEPRNALAIPGVNDFLPLSVAPEIVFGLLLALVVHEGGHGLFCRVEDIDIESMGLALLSVIPMGAFVEPDESGLLRSSRGAQVRMYAAGVTNNFALAFIALLLLFGPIAGSIAVVDGYHVGGTVEETPAAQAGIESGDVITGINGQRVASPGDLQSTLAATNDSRVEVSFREKAPVTVQRSAVVSSAIQSAPLESGETIVSVNGTNVSTTGQFIDASRDHPVAEIRTEAGRTVQMPTGSYVLVAADGPLEAAGAPAEQGIVVTAIDGERTVDTAALSRVLAETPPGETVNVTAYVDGERTVYSVTVAANDRTDGALLGVALQGGVSGIQVNDFGLDRYPAATFLNAIGGEPDGGQASDTGFFRQIYFAFILPVVGEAPGGGVGYNFPGFTGFWIDFYTVQGPLGALGESAVFLLANVLFWTGWINIVIGQFNLIPTYPLDGGHILRASTESVVSRLPVPGRRSLTTAVTLVVTASMIGGLLVMLFGPRFFA comes from the coding sequence ATGGTGGGCACGCTGACGTGGGTCCTCGTCGGATTTGTCGCGTACTCCCTGCTGGCGACGGCACTCAAGTCACGCGGCGTGATTCCCGAGTTCATCAGTATCAGCGGGCCGCTGACGACGATCCACACCCAGAAAGGAAAAGCGCTCCTGACACGGTTAGCCCGGCCGAAACGGTTCTGGCGGGCCTGGGGGAATCTGGGCGTCGGTGCCGCCCTCGTCGTGATGGTCGGGTCGTTCCTGCTGGTAGCGTTCAGCGCGTACCAGGCGGTGGTCAACCCGCAGCCCTCGGCGCTAAACGAGCCCCGGAACGCGCTGGCCATCCCCGGCGTCAACGACTTCCTCCCGCTGTCGGTCGCCCCGGAGATCGTCTTCGGGCTCCTCCTGGCGCTCGTCGTCCACGAGGGGGGTCACGGCCTGTTCTGTCGGGTCGAGGACATCGACATCGAGTCGATGGGGCTGGCGCTGCTGTCGGTGATTCCGATGGGCGCGTTCGTCGAACCCGACGAGTCCGGGCTGTTGCGGTCGTCCCGCGGCGCGCAGGTGCGGATGTACGCGGCGGGCGTGACTAACAACTTCGCGCTGGCGTTTATCGCACTCCTCTTGCTCTTCGGGCCGATTGCCGGCTCGATCGCCGTCGTCGACGGCTACCACGTCGGCGGGACGGTCGAAGAGACCCCCGCGGCTCAGGCCGGCATCGAGTCGGGTGACGTCATTACGGGTATCAACGGTCAACGAGTGGCGAGCCCCGGCGACCTCCAGTCGACGCTCGCCGCGACGAACGACTCGCGCGTGGAGGTGAGTTTCCGCGAGAAAGCGCCCGTCACGGTACAGCGCTCCGCGGTCGTCAGCAGCGCGATACAGAGCGCGCCTCTCGAAAGCGGGGAGACCATCGTCAGCGTCAACGGGACGAACGTCTCGACGACGGGACAGTTCATCGACGCGTCGAGGGACCACCCCGTCGCCGAGATTCGGACCGAAGCCGGCCGGACGGTCCAGATGCCGACGGGGAGCTACGTGCTGGTCGCCGCTGACGGACCCCTGGAAGCGGCCGGCGCGCCGGCCGAGCAGGGTATCGTCGTCACGGCTATCGACGGCGAGCGGACGGTAGACACGGCTGCGCTCTCGCGAGTGCTGGCGGAGACGCCGCCGGGCGAGACGGTGAACGTCACCGCCTACGTCGACGGCGAGCGGACGGTCTACTCGGTGACCGTGGCCGCCAACGACCGGACTGACGGCGCACTGCTGGGTGTCGCCCTCCAGGGCGGGGTCTCCGGTATCCAGGTGAACGACTTCGGTCTCGACCGGTACCCCGCGGCGACGTTCCTCAACGCCATCGGCGGGGAGCCCGACGGCGGACAGGCGTCGGACACCGGGTTCTTCCGGCAGATATACTTCGCCTTCATCCTCCCCGTCGTCGGGGAAGCTCCGGGCGGCGGCGTGGGCTACAACTTCCCCGGCTTCACCGGCTTCTGGATCGATTTCTACACCGTTCAGGGGCCGCTGGGGGCCCTCGGGGAGTCGGCCGTGTTCCTGCTCGCGAACGTCCTGTTCTGGACCGGGTGGATAAACATCGTCATCGGGCAGTTCAACCTCATCCCGACGTACCCACTGGACGGGGGCCATATCCTCCGGGCGTCGACGGAGTCGGTCGTCTCCCGGCTCCCCGTGCCCGGCCGCCGGAGCCTCACGACGGCCGTGACACTCGTCGTGACCGCCTCGATGATCGGCGGGCTGCTCGTGATGCTGTTCGGGCCGCGGTTCTTCGCCTGA